The DNA sequence GGATTCAGCAAAAGAAACTCTGCAATAGCTGCAGGGGTGCTTGTGCTTTACGTGCTGGCATTTTCCTTTCTGAAAGTGTACTTCTCGTTCGAATTCCAAACATTCAGGCTCGATGCGCTCCTTTTTCCAATTGCGCTGACCTCAATAATAATTGCGCTGTTCGGCCCGGCTGGGCTGCGAAAGCTCAAGGTGCTGCTAATATACTCGATCTTTGCATCCCCGATACTGCTTTTGCCCATATTGAACCTGTCGCAGCCATTCACCATGCTAAACGCCCAGGCTGTATTCGGAATATTGAAGCTGCTTGGCGTAAACGTGTTCAGGAATGGCATAGTCATAAGCTCTGCATCTGGAAGCGCTATATCAATAGCATCAACCTGCGCCGACATAGGCGCGTTCGTGGCACTGCTGATGTTCCTAATTCCAGTTGCGTATGTATACAATGGCAGGCTCTCTAGAAAAGCGCTATGGCTGCTGAGCGGCATGCTGCTAATATTCGTATTGAACATATTGCGAATGCTATCTATAGCGCTAGTCTGGGCGTATTACGGCCTTGGCCCTGCTGTTAATGCCGTCCATCTATTCATAGGGCAGATATTATTCGATATCACAATAGTTGTAATGATACTTGCGACAGGCAAATATTCGCTATACATAAGGCAGAATGCGCCTAAACGCGCAATTCATGCAGGGAAGCGCCGCATTAATGCATTGCACTCCAATGTGCATCCGGGCGTGGGCCTTTTGTCTGCAGGGCTCGCAAAAGCCATAGCAGCCGCAATTTTAATAGGCTTGATCGTTTTGGTATTCACAATGCCGCTTCAATCTTATGCATTTGTATCTCCTTTCTATTTCTACAACCAGAGCTCCAATGTTCCAAAAACCGAGCTTCTTGCGCTTTATGTTCCTCTTGCAGGCTCTGCAAGGATGAATGCAAAATCCGTATATGTAAGTGGAAGCGAGGAAATTTTCGGCCTTTACCAAAGCAAGGCGCTCAATGCAACCGCGCATGAGTTCATGCTGATAAATGCGACTGACGGCATTAGCTTGATGCATCCAACGCCAAGGAACGTCAGCATATTGGGCAGCTCTGTATACACGTCAGCATCAGGCACAAGCGTTTATGGCTATTTGGTCAAAGGCGCAAACGCGACGTTCAACGTTGATTACATGTCTATGCCGCTGTATGCCTATGGCAGCTACGTAACGGCAA is a window from the Candidatus Marsarchaeota archaeon genome containing:
- a CDS encoding exosortase/archaeosortase family protein produces the protein MHARNILLTPKRIGIAALLVALFIAMFNELSVTSFSIADNNPASYVIVVMLMMFLLVLFSMKEDLAPGFSKRNSAIAAGVLVLYVLAFSFLKVYFSFEFQTFRLDALLFPIALTSIIIALFGPAGLRKLKVLLIYSIFASPILLLPILNLSQPFTMLNAQAVFGILKLLGVNVFRNGIVISSASGSAISIASTCADIGAFVALLMFLIPVAYVYNGRLSRKALWLLSGMLLIFVLNILRMLSIALVWAYYGLGPAVNAVHLFIGQILFDITIVVMILATGKYSLYIRQNAPKRAIHAGKRRINALHSNVHPGVGLLSAGLAKAIAAAILIGLIVLVFTMPLQSYAFVSPFYFYNQSSNVPKTELLALYVPLAGSARMNAKSVYVSGSEEIFGLYQSKALNATAHEFMLINATDGISLMHPTPRNVSILGSSVYTSASGTSVYGYLVKGANATFNVDYMSMPLYAYGSYVTANVEILELVEGNATSSCGPKNPINSFYSGIYEAISGNYGNKGMICSAIYVANSQ